The Streptomyces cathayae DNA segment AGCCCGGAAAGCGACTTCAGCGATTCCCTCCATGCCAGGACAACGACAACCGCCAGCTCAGGACATGAACCGCTGCTGGGGTGCCAGGCGGGATGTGACCGCCGGGTCACCGTGCGGACGCAAAAAGTCATCGCACGCCCCTCGTGGGGACGATGTGTCGTACCCCACACTGGGGTGCGGTGCCTGAGTCCTCGGAGCGCGGCCGATCCGTCCTCGACGGGTCCGGGACCCCCGCGGCCCCGCTCATCGCGTACGGGACGGACAGCGGCGAGGCCGCCGACTCCGCTCCCGAAGTACCGCTGCCGCCCTCCCCGGCAGCGATCATCCTGGAGGTCGCCCCCGTGCAGACCCAGATCCAGAGCCCCACTCCGACCGACGCGCGCACGGTCGGCGCGCGGCCGGAGGCGGACGTCCTGGTGGCCGTGCCCGCGCAGAGCCGGGCCGCCCGCCACCCCGAGACGGAGCCCGAACCGCCGTCCGCGGCGCTCGGACCGGCCGAGCACGTCGAGCCGGCCCCGCCGCCGGCGGCGCGCGCCGACTCCGGCAGCCCCTCATCGGACCTGTTCCGCCAGTACCTGCGGGAGATCGGCCGCATCCCCCTGCTCACCGCGGCCGAGGAGGTCGAACTCGCCCGCCGCGTCGAGGCCGGGCTGTTCGCCGAGGAGAAGCTGCGCCGCACCCCCGACCTGGACAGCAACCTCGCCCTCGACCTGGACCGGCTCGTCGTCATGGGCCGGATGGCCAAGCGGCGGCTGATCGAGTCCAACCTGCGGCTGGTCGTCTCCGTCGCCAAACGGTACGTGGGCCGCGGGCTGACCATGCTGGACCTGGTGCAGGAGGGCAACCTCGGCCTGATCCGGGCCGTGGAGAAGTTCGACTACGCGCGCGGCTACAAGTTCTCCACCTACGCCACCTGGTGGATCCGCCAGGCCATGTCCCGCGCGCTGGCCGACCAGGCCCGAACCATCCGCGTCCCCGTGCACGTCGTCGAGCTCATCAACCGCGTCGTCCGCGTCCAGCGGCGCATGCTGCAGGAACGCGGCTACGAACCGACCGCGCACGAGGTCGCCGACCACCTCGACCTGGCCCCCGAGCGGGTCGGCGAGGTGCTGCGGCTCGCCCAGGAACCGGTCTCCCTGCACGCCCCGGTGGGCGAGGAGGACGACGTGGCCCTCGGCGACCTCATCGAGGACGGCGACGCCACGAGCCCCGTCGAATCGGCCGCGTTCCTGCTGCTCAAGGAGCACCTGGAGGCGGTCCTGTCGACGCTGGGGGAGCGGGAGCGCAAGGTCGTCCAGCTGCGGTACGGGCTGGTCGACGGGCGCCCCCGCACCCTGGAGGAGATAGGCCGCATCTTCGGCGTCACCCGCGAACGCATCCGCCAGATCGAGTCCAAGACCCTCAACAAACTGAGGGACCACGCCTTCGCCGACCAGCTGCGGGGCTACCTGGACTGACTTTCTCTTCGTCCTCAGGCGCCGGACGGGCTGAAATCAGCCCGTCCGGCGCCTGAGGACCGGGGTCTGGGGCGGAGCCCCCAGGGTCGATGGGGGTCCCCCCTGCTCGAGCGAAGCCGAGAGCTTGGGGGAGGGAAGGAGCGGCGGGGGCGAAGGAAATCAGTCGACCTCCGCCACCGCCTGGGCGAACTGCGCCTGGTACAGCCGGGCATACGCCCCGCCGGCGGCCAGCAGCTCCTGATGCGAGCCCTGCTCCACGATCGCCCCGTTCTCCATGACGAGGATCGTGTCCGCGTCCCGGATCGTGGAGAGCCGGTGCGCGATGACGAACGACGTACGCCCGTGCGCCAGTTTGGCCATCGCCTTCTGGATCAGCACCTCGGTACGCGTGTCCACGGAACTCGTCGCCTCGTCCAGCACCAGGATCACCGGATCGGACAGGAACGCCCGCGCGATGGTGATGAGCTGCTTCTCCCCCGCGCTGACCCCACCGCCCTCGGCGCCCTCGGCCCCTTCGTCGGCGAGCACCGTGTCGTACCCGTCGGGCAGGGTACGGATGAACCGGTCGGCGTGGGCCGCCCGCGCCGCCTCCTCGATCTCACCGCGGGTGACCTCGCGCGCGGCCCCGTAGGCGATGTTCTCCGCGATGGTGCCGCCGAACAGCCAGGTGTCCTGGAGCACCATGCCGATCCCGGCACGCAGTTCGTCCCGGGACATGCGCGCTATGTCGACGCCGTCGAGCGTGATGCGCCCGCCGGACACCTCGTAGAACCGCATCAGCAGGTTGACCAGCGTCGTCTTGCCGGCGCCGGTCGGGCCGACGATGGCCACCGTGTGCCCCGGCTCGACCGTCAGCGACAGGTCCTCGATCAGCGGCTTCTCGGGGTCGTAGCGGAACGCCACGTGCTCCAGCGCCACCCGCCCGCGCGCCTCGGCCGGCCGCTCGGCCGACGAGACGTCGGCCGACTGCTCCTCGGCGTCCAGCAGTTCGAAGACCCGCTCGGCCGACGCGACACCCGACTGCACCAGGTTCGCCATCGAGGCGACCTGCGTCAGCGGCATCGAGAACTGCCGCGAGTACTGGATGAACGCCTGCACGTCACCGATGGACAGCGACCCCGACGCGACCCGCAGCCCGCCGACGACCGCCACCAGCACGTAGTTGAGGTTCGACACGAACATCATCAGCGGCTGCATGATGCCGCTGTTGAACTGCGCCCTGAAACCGGCCTCGTACAGCGCGTCGTTCTGCTCGGCGAACTGCTTCGCCGACTCCTCCTGCCGCCCGAACACCTTCACCAGGGTGTGCCCGGTGTACATCTCCTCGATGTGCGCGTTGAGCGTTCCGGTCGTACGCCACTGCTGCACGAAGTGCGGCTGCGACCGCTTGCCCACGCGGGTGGCGACCACGAACGACAGCGGCACGGTGATCAGCGCGACCAGCGCCAGGATCCAGGAGACGTAGAACATCATCGCCAGCACACCGACGATGGTCAGCAGCGAGTTGATCAGCTGGCCCATCGTCTGCTGGAGCGTCTGCCCGAGGTTGTCGATGTCGTTGGTCGCCCGGCTCAGCACCTCACCGCGCTGCCGCTTGTCGAAGTACGACAGCGGCAGCCGCGACAGCTTCGTCTGCACGTCCTCGCGCATCCGGTACATGGTGCGGTTCACGGCCCCGTTCACCAGCCGCGTCGCCACCGCCATCAGCAGACCGGCGACCCCGAACACCGCCAGCGCGAGCCCGAGGACACCGCCCACGGCGGTGAAGTCGATGCCCTGGCCCGGGGTGAAGTCGGTGCCGCGGAGCATGTCGGCGACACCGCCCTCACCGCGCGCCCGCATCGCGTCGAGCACCTGCTCCTTGGTGGCCCCGGACGGCATGTCCCGTCCGACGACGCCCTCGAAGACCAGGTCGGTGGCCCGGCCGAGGATCTTCGGCCCGACCACGCTGAGGCCCACGCTCAGCACCGTGCAGGCCAGCAGCACCCAGAGGGTCAGGCGTTCCGGCTTGAACTGTGCGACGAGCCGTCTGCCCGACTCCTTGAAGTTCAGCGACTGCTGGTCGGGGCCGCCCCCGGCCATCATCCGCGCTGCTCCCGCCATCAGGCGGCCTCCGCTTCCGTCAGCTGGGAGAGCACGATCTCCCGGTAGGTCTCGTTGTCCGCCATCAGTTCGTGGTGCCGGCCGGTGCCGACGATCCGGCCCTCGTCCAGGACCACGATCCGGTCGGCGTCCCGGATGGTCGCCACCCGCTGGGCGACGATCACCACCGTCGCCTCGGCGGTCGCCTCGGCCAGCGCCGCGCGCAGGGCCGCGTCGGTGGCGTAGTCGAGCGCGGAGAAGGAGTCGTCGAAGAGGTAGATCTCCGGGCGCCGCACCAGCGTCCGCGCGATCGCCAGGCGCTGGCGCTGACCGCCGGACACATTGGTGCCGCCCTGCGCGATCGGCGCGTCGAGCCCGCCCTCCAGCCGCTCGACGAACTCCTTGGCCTGCGCCACCTCCAGCGCGTGCCACAGCTCCGCGTCGGTGGCGTCCGGGTCGCCGTACCGCAGGTTGGTCGCCACCGTCCCCGCGAACAGGTACGGCTTCTGCGGCACCATCCCCACCGTCCTCGCCAGCAGCGCCGGGTCGAGGTCCGCGACGGGCACCCCGTCCACCAGCACCTCGCCCTCGGTCGCGTCGAACAGCCGGGGGACCAGCCCGAGCAGGGTGGACTTGCCACTGCCGGTCGAACCGATGACGGCGGTGACCTCACCGGGACGGGCCACCAGGTCGACCGACTTCAGCACCGGCTCCTCGGCCCCCGGGTAGGAGAAGCCGCCGCCCCGGATCTCCAGATGACCGTGCCGACGCAGCTCGGTGACGGGCGCGGCGGGCGGCACCACGCTCGAGGACGTGTCCAGCACCTCCTGGATGCGCTCCGCGCACACCTCGGCCCGCGGCACCATCATGAACATGAAGGTGGCCATCATCACCGACATGACGATCTGCATCAGATAGGCGAGGAACGCGGTCAGATCACCGATCTGCATCCCGCCGCTGTCGATCCGGTGCGCACCGAACCACACCACCGCGATCGACGACAGGTTCACCACCGTCATCACCACGGGGAACATCAGCGCCATCAGATTGCCGACGCCCAGCGACACCTCGGTCAGCTCGGCGTTGGCCTTCGCGAACCGCCGCTGCTCGTACGCGTCCCGGACGAACGCCCGGATCACCCGGTTGCCGGTGATCTGCTCGCGCAGCACCCGGTTCACCGTGTCGAGCCGCTCCTGCATGGACCGGAACAGCGGACGCAGCCGCCGCACGATCAGCGTCACGCAGATCCCCAGCACCGGCACCACCGCCACCAGCACCCCGGACAGCGGCACGTCCAGGCCGAGCGCCATCACGATGCCGCCCACACACATGATCGGCGCCGACACCATCAGGGTGAACGACATCAGCACCAGCATCTGCACCTGCTGGACGTCGTTCGTCGTACGGGTGATCAGCGAGGGCGCGCCGAAGTGACCGAGCTCACGCGCGGAGAACGACTGCACCTGGTCGAACACGGCCCCCCGCACGTCCCGTCCCAGGGCCGCGGCGGTCCGGGCGCCGTAGTACACGGCCCCGATGTTGCAGACGACCTGGGTCAGCGAGATGCCGATCATCAGGGCGCCGGCGGACAGGATGTAACCGGTGTCCCCCTTGACGACACCGTCGTCGATGATGTCGGCGTTGAGGGTGGGCAGGTAGAGCGTGGCGCAGGTCTGCAGGAACTGCAGCAGCACCAGGAGGGCGATGGGTCTCTTGTACGGCCTGAGGTAGGTCCGTAGAAGTCGTATGAGCACGCTGCATCTCTCGGGTGGTCGGCGGGAGCGATCGGTTGCCCCTGGCCCCCATCGTCGGACACCGCACCGGTGTTACCTCAAACGATTTATTTGCCGCCCGCGGCGTCATGAGCGCGCGCTCATGACGCCGCGCGCGCTCATGACGCGGACCTCCCACCCGTGTTCAGGCCCGGAACGCCCCCGGATGGGTCTGCTCGCGCACCGACACGAACTGCTGGCGCACCGCCTGCCCCACCGCCAGGTCCTCGCCGGGCTCCAGCACCTGCGCCGCCGCGCCCTGCCAGAGCGGCGGCGTACGCGGGTCGAGGGTGCCCTGGGACACCCCGAGCGCCCAGGCCGCCTGCCGGGCGGAGCCGATCGCCGCGTAGTCCGCGGGCTGCGGCACCACCACCTGCGCCCCGAACAGCGCGGGCGCCGCCGCCTGCACCGCGGGCAGCTCCGCGGCCTGCCCCAGCAGGAACACCCGCCGGACCTCCACGCCCCGGCCGCGCAGCACGTCCAGCGCGTCCGCGAGCCCGCACAGCATGCCCTCGAACGCGGCCCGCGCCAGGTGCTCCGGCTTCATCGACTCCCGCCGCAGCCCCGACAGGGTCCCGGCGGTGTGCGGCAGGTTCGGCGTCCGCTCGCCCTCCAGGTAGGGCAGCAGCACCAGCCCGTGCGCACCCGGCGTCGACTTCATCGCCAGGTCGGACAGGCTCTCCAGATCGGGCAGCCCGAGCAGCTCCGCCGTCCCGCGCAGGGTCCGTACGGCGTTCAGCGTGGTGACGACCGGCAGGTGCATCCCGGTGGCGTCCGCCAGCGCGGTGACCATGCCGTCGGGGTCGTAGAGGGCCTCGGGGTGGACGGCCATGACGGACCCGGAGGCGCCCAGCGAGACGACCGCGTCGCCCAGCCCGATCCCGAGCCCGAACGCCGCCGCCATCGTCTCCCCGGTGCCGGCCGAGATCAACAGCCCCTCCGGCGTCGCACCGGCGGCCTCGGCCGGGCCGATCACCTCCGGCAGCAGGGTCTGGTGCCCGAGCGCCAGCTCCACCAGGTCGGGCCGGTAGCCGCCGGTCGCCGCCGCCCAGTAGCCGGTGCCGGAGGCCCCGCCCCGGTCGGTGGTCCGGCGCACCGGACGGCCGAGGAGCTGCCACACCAGCCAGTCGTGCGCCTGCAGCAGCACGGCGGTGCGCGCCGCGTTCTCGGGCTCGGTACGGGCCAGCCAGCGCAGCTTGGTCACCGGGTGCCCGGCCTGCGGCACGCTTCCCACCGCCTGTGCCCACGCCTCCCGGCCGCCCAGCGCGTCGA contains these protein-coding regions:
- a CDS encoding sigma-70 family RNA polymerase sigma factor; the encoded protein is MPESSERGRSVLDGSGTPAAPLIAYGTDSGEAADSAPEVPLPPSPAAIILEVAPVQTQIQSPTPTDARTVGARPEADVLVAVPAQSRAARHPETEPEPPSAALGPAEHVEPAPPPAARADSGSPSSDLFRQYLREIGRIPLLTAAEEVELARRVEAGLFAEEKLRRTPDLDSNLALDLDRLVVMGRMAKRRLIESNLRLVVSVAKRYVGRGLTMLDLVQEGNLGLIRAVEKFDYARGYKFSTYATWWIRQAMSRALADQARTIRVPVHVVELINRVVRVQRRMLQERGYEPTAHEVADHLDLAPERVGEVLRLAQEPVSLHAPVGEEDDVALGDLIEDGDATSPVESAAFLLLKEHLEAVLSTLGERERKVVQLRYGLVDGRPRTLEEIGRIFGVTRERIRQIESKTLNKLRDHAFADQLRGYLD
- a CDS encoding ABC transporter ATP-binding protein encodes the protein MLIRLLRTYLRPYKRPIALLVLLQFLQTCATLYLPTLNADIIDDGVVKGDTGYILSAGALMIGISLTQVVCNIGAVYYGARTAAALGRDVRGAVFDQVQSFSARELGHFGAPSLITRTTNDVQQVQMLVLMSFTLMVSAPIMCVGGIVMALGLDVPLSGVLVAVVPVLGICVTLIVRRLRPLFRSMQERLDTVNRVLREQITGNRVIRAFVRDAYEQRRFAKANAELTEVSLGVGNLMALMFPVVMTVVNLSSIAVVWFGAHRIDSGGMQIGDLTAFLAYLMQIVMSVMMATFMFMMVPRAEVCAERIQEVLDTSSSVVPPAAPVTELRRHGHLEIRGGGFSYPGAEEPVLKSVDLVARPGEVTAVIGSTGSGKSTLLGLVPRLFDATEGEVLVDGVPVADLDPALLARTVGMVPQKPYLFAGTVATNLRYGDPDATDAELWHALEVAQAKEFVERLEGGLDAPIAQGGTNVSGGQRQRLAIARTLVRRPEIYLFDDSFSALDYATDAALRAALAEATAEATVVIVAQRVATIRDADRIVVLDEGRIVGTGRHHELMADNETYREIVLSQLTEAEAA
- a CDS encoding xylulokinase, with amino-acid sequence MGIVAGLDSAPDFTRIVVCDADTGTVLKQGYAPHPVENPQGTGRPSDVDPQAWLYSLGEAAGGGLLEGVQAIGVSSQANALVPLDAQGNTVRPAMVGADKRTQVAAADLIDALGGREAWAQAVGSVPQAGHPVTKLRWLARTEPENAARTAVLLQAHDWLVWQLLGRPVRRTTDRGGASGTGYWAAATGGYRPDLVELALGHQTLLPEVIGPAEAAGATPEGLLISAGTGETMAAAFGLGIGLGDAVVSLGASGSVMAVHPEALYDPDGMVTALADATGMHLPVVTTLNAVRTLRGTAELLGLPDLESLSDLAMKSTPGAHGLVLLPYLEGERTPNLPHTAGTLSGLRRESMKPEHLARAAFEGMLCGLADALDVLRGRGVEVRRVFLLGQAAELPAVQAAAPALFGAQVVVPQPADYAAIGSARQAAWALGVSQGTLDPRTPPLWQGAAAQVLEPGEDLAVGQAVRQQFVSVREQTHPGAFRA
- a CDS encoding ABC transporter ATP-binding protein encodes the protein MAGAARMMAGGGPDQQSLNFKESGRRLVAQFKPERLTLWVLLACTVLSVGLSVVGPKILGRATDLVFEGVVGRDMPSGATKEQVLDAMRARGEGGVADMLRGTDFTPGQGIDFTAVGGVLGLALAVFGVAGLLMAVATRLVNGAVNRTMYRMREDVQTKLSRLPLSYFDKRQRGEVLSRATNDIDNLGQTLQQTMGQLINSLLTIVGVLAMMFYVSWILALVALITVPLSFVVATRVGKRSQPHFVQQWRTTGTLNAHIEEMYTGHTLVKVFGRQEESAKQFAEQNDALYEAGFRAQFNSGIMQPLMMFVSNLNYVLVAVVGGLRVASGSLSIGDVQAFIQYSRQFSMPLTQVASMANLVQSGVASAERVFELLDAEEQSADVSSAERPAEARGRVALEHVAFRYDPEKPLIEDLSLTVEPGHTVAIVGPTGAGKTTLVNLLMRFYEVSGGRITLDGVDIARMSRDELRAGIGMVLQDTWLFGGTIAENIAYGAAREVTRGEIEEAARAAHADRFIRTLPDGYDTVLADEGAEGAEGGGVSAGEKQLITIARAFLSDPVILVLDEATSSVDTRTEVLIQKAMAKLAHGRTSFVIAHRLSTIRDADTILVMENGAIVEQGSHQELLAAGGAYARLYQAQFAQAVAEVD